The Belonocnema kinseyi isolate 2016_QV_RU_SX_M_011 chromosome 1, B_treatae_v1, whole genome shotgun sequence genomic interval AATAAATCTTGGAAACAAATTCGCAAGGTGGGTAAAATTAACCCCTGAACACTTACCGTTGTTTTCCCGATTGTCACTATCATTCCTGCGATAATGCGGGTTTGAAACTTACCAAGTTAGTCCATCACCAGTGTACATACAAGATTCTTTTCTAATATTCGAAGAAGAGGACAAGGACCAAATTCTTCAACTTCATCAGAATACTATGAAACAGGTTTCATTCGGATAAATCTTATTTCCCGATTAAGAAATGCTGTTAATTATCAATTGTGGCTCGCATTAAATGAAGTATATGGTCAAAACGATGTGGTGGTTGAAGATGAACAGATACCGATTTTTGGGCGTTACTGGACCCGCAAGGCAGGTGCTAGAACTCTAGGAACATATGCGTACGTGACATCAATTCTTTGGTACCATGTGGTCAGGAAAATGTTAGATAACaattcatacaaaataaaaagcatgttataaatgaataatttgcgTTGCGTCTACATCCTTGATCATGGTTCGCGAGGTACCTTCTGGttagttttgtttaatttaagcCTTTTTACACATTGCTAGGACCTAAGAAAATATCACAGACGTACTTATTAATCATTATCATCAATGATTAAATCAATTCTTTGTAATAATAGTAGGATAaagtaaatacataaaaatatcttTAGCAAAGGTTTAAAATGTTTGTGCTATTGTAAGAAAGGGGATATTTAAATGTACCTCAAATGTTCATTTAGCAACATATCCCCGAAGACAATTTCGCGcacataaattgaaaattgtttgatgaATGAATTATATGAATAACTTATGCGTGTaagaattatttctatttaagttaaagaatataaaaatgttaaatagtgTATTTTAATTTGGTGTTGTGAgcttaatttatctgctatatcatcagagattgtaccttaccgacagtagatcaaccctccaaaccatgaaggctgaaaatctatacaatatcgatcaagttaagaatcttcaataacagaaaatgcttaacgtcttaataagactagatggaaaataatatttttaaattaaaattatttcttgaaaaaaggtcCTACTCTTAACTTGATCCTAGAttcttgatcgatattgtgtagattttctgccttcatggtttggagggttgatctactgtcagtaaggtacaatctctgatgatatagcagataaattaaaaaattttttaataggaagATTTTATCCTAATCTTATGAATTTCCCGTAGGcgtgagaataattttttaggtttagTGATGAGTTGAACGGcagatttcacaaattattattatgacgCGAAACAGTGCAAGATTTACGAtgcaatataatgataaatttgaaaaaaaaagttttatttttaataactgcgatcaattaatttttgaaattatggtATTGCACATACGGTTACTTACAAACGTAACCGAACACtcaaacgctatgaaaaatcgcatCTGCtagggattcgaaccctacctaaacaacCTAAAACCTAAGCCTATGCCGGACGATCTAGCTAATAACGCTCATTTATCGCTTTAATTCTAATGACAAAATCGCAGCCAACATTTTACGCTGAAAGGCCAAGGTTAACAGAGGagcatttttttctatcttttcgtttcacacattttatatgaataggtggatttaaaaatgtttcatgaaaatatttcaattaaattaatttaaattttaatggccAAATGCTTAATTTAAACCttcatgtaattttcaatttttgttcaaattccgaAGCTCAcaaatttaatggatttattaCTTTCATATGTATTAtatgtggaaaaatatttaaatttaattttttagagtaaaagaagcatcgaatgattatagttctactaatcttcttAAGTGAAAATCTAAAAGTAAAAACAGAAGCAgatactaaaaataatgaattaaaacatTAGAGTTGAAAGAATTGTTTAAGACACAAAATACTTAAGCCTGATTAATATTctaactttaaagttgaatttgaacattgaatcgaaggctagctgaaattagaataaataagtcttaaaaatagaaaattttaaatgctaagaAACTTATAACATTCTGCTGAAAGCTAGtaattatttatagatttttataaaagattagaATGCACATTGTGTTATATAAGAAATCGTATAATCGTAtagtaaattgtaaaaatatgtaagtgaagtaaacggtgtttatttaaatatatttttattttattccaggGACATTATTTAAAGGGTTGCAGAATACAGAATAAGATatctaacaaacaaaaacaaaattttttagaaaagctAAATGACattccgtaaaatcgaaatcagcatATAAAggtaaaaacaaaagttactccCGATCTTAAGTGTTTTAAATTAAGtctaaaaagtatgattaaaccaaattatccagttccgagaaataagatgtggaagtttacaatctcaaagagattaaaatttcgtggattttcaaaattgtttttaaacagcgactaaaaatttattctttaactttAAACACAATAAAAACTAGCTCCCGAAATATGAGGAGgctgattaataataaaaaagagcttatagaaaaaactttttctgttccgggaaaataaagatttagaatCGCGGTATCGCACTGGAAcagttataaaagttttaaaattgacttttagtagaaattgaagatttCAGATTGGAATCTGCttgtaatataaaatagaaatcacacgaatggaaacaaaaatacaatgcataAATGAAGttgatgcttttattttgaaatgcgcTTCTGTAACAATAtcgacaaaaattatgaatttggcaaattattactttaattttaattatgcttCCTTACTGTAATTATCATATCTTTTTCATGAATTTGTTTACTGAAATGGCATCATAAGAATTTCGAATTTTTCCGTATTATTATTTACAaggttttaattttcttcttttatttagttatttgaattttgaatcaaccaaaaatattataaaactattacaaatattttctgtttattaaTAATCTCTCGgaataacttgaaattattattttttaaatcttccaatcCTATTGCGCCCATcgcttttaaaaaatacattcttttaatttattgattaaacgAAAAGTAAATCCTATAAATAAAAATCGTTAGAATGCAATTCgagatttagtattttttttgcATGGAGTTTATATTCTCATTATTATTAGGTTTATGCTTATGTATTTTCTTCACCATTAATCTACATATAACGAAGACCTGTACTCGATGCAAAGAAAGATTATTGTAGAATTTCATGAGAacgaagattttattttatttataggaGAATGcaagttaaaactttttaaacgttGTTGCTTCTATTTTTACTTGTCTCGTTTGAGGGCTATACACGTAGCCTAgcggaataaaaaattttttaacccttaaaaaaGCCAGAGTTCCCTAAAACTGCAAAATGCGCATTCGCGGCATTTATTACTTATTCATTGGACGAGAATCTGATCCCAGCGAGCCAATTCTTAAAGTTGGGGAATAGAAAATAGTCGCACGGAACCAAGAACAGAAAATAGGGTGGAAAAGGAATCAAGTCGATGCCCACTTAGGGTATTCTTGCTATTGCAATTGTGGTCGTTTAAGATGTCACAGACTCTAACCGCGTAATAAACTTTTTCACCCACTTTTTTCATCATATCGGATGTAATGATCCCCATTGGTCCTCCAGGGCGTGTTTCACTTTTAGTAGCGGTTGGGCCATGTTCAGATCCATTTATCCAAAAATAGATACGTTCCAACGAAGGTTCAAAATCCTGATGAACTTTGCCTAACTCGGCTTCGATCTGCGCTgccttccaatttttttaaataataattttttatcaacgcACATGACTCTTCTTTCTCTATTTTTCCAAAGGTATTAACATGCTTACATCGAACataagattaatttgtaatccaCATTGCCAAGGTAAATTCGATTCCGTCTCGCACTTGGGAAGAGCCTCgtcggcccatgcggtgaacaatagcctagcaagggagttgttcatctccggagagacgtgggaccggtacctctagaaaaaaAGGTATTCTTTAAGTACTTTAAGCTattgctcttggtggtttggaacccacctaaCACTGTAGGTCCctctcccaccaccaagtaagtgcgTGGGGagggtgtaaaggaataggggaGAAGGTGAAAGATAAATGTGAACCCTTAGGCGACACATTGGTACTCTcgaggagaaatcagactcggctgAGGTCGTCGGCGTTCGGTTAGAGTCAGCTGCTTGTGTGACTCGACGAGGCAGCGTTTGCATCACGAACTTGTGAATGTGTGAATACTTCGTTTTCTGAATGCTCCACGCTTGGTGAAATATTTCCAAGCTTTCTAAGAGTTCCCCAAAGAGTTTCACGTTGAGTACGGCTAATTTCAGTAACTTAATGatagggtttaaaaattaaattcaagaattagagacaaatttggtaaaaattttaagtattctcaaaaatgtattattaaactATAAATAGGCATAACAGATGATAATAGTTATGAATAGATTAAATTTACATAGTAttgattgtaaaattattttacttgctGATAGTACCAAATCGCTGAAAGAATgagccaaatattttgaaattgaattattagaCCCGTCGAGCCCAACGAATCTTGCTCGGatcgaagatttcaaagaacaGGTGCTTCAGATCATCATTTCCTGATATAAACTCGGTCACGTTGGCGTGGTTGTTATTTATGTGTATTTTAACTCTTTTATAATTAGTCCATTTATTGACCGGATCCGGCTCAGGTCCCAGGAGGGGGCACAAATATCGAGATTCGATAATTCCAACGATGCAGTTATCAATTATTCCTACTTCATGAAGGCCTACTTCAATTCCTTGCATTCTCTGTCTAAAATAGTCGTAACGATCAACATGAAATACAACAGCATTGCGAAGAATTTCTTCCTCTGTAGGTAGCAAAATTAATTCTGCAAACAGATAGTATaagcaagaaattaatttctgttctcaataataaataagattaataaataatattttttatttcacaggaactaatttattttatacattagAGAACGTTCTTCAATTACGTATGggtgatttttaaacatttttatttaatttattttaaattattagcaaTAAATTCAAAAGTCCTAGGACCAGTTACATGTTtacatgtaataaaataattttatgtaaacacGAACAGAGAATGTGTAAATATATGTAATACCTAGTTGCCTATTTCAATCCAAATACTTTGTGTGTatgcttttataattttgaacaaaactacaTTCACTTCAATCTGCCTCCTAATCTCAAGAGACTATTCGCCAAACTAGAGAATCAaaagtgatgaaaagcgcgcgattcTAAAACcacattttacaattttgaagcatAAAATGAGAGAgaatattaaatcaaatatatacatttcaaaactgtttaaaatgcatacaaatataaatatgtatataatttatttctttacatgaaaatgtaattatattgttaaaaatttgttttttgggttaaaaattaattttttgaattaaaatttaacgggtccattttaagttcaaaatttatgttttttagctaaactgttaaaaatgtttggaattttttaaaacttctacaacacttctacaatacaagcgtaaacTAAAATTTCGACTATGGTATTGGAGtaacgaaattgcaatacatgtattgtaagtgttatAAATCGTGAAGAGGAAAATCGTAAGAGGAAAATGGTGCACAAAAAAGtgacggaattaatggaattcaaggaattaaaggaattcacgaaattagtcaaatttatcaaattcatcgAAGTCACGGAAGTAACGGTAGTCACGTAATACtctgaattaatggaattcaaggaattgacgaAATCGATGGAATTAACAAAATCCATGGAACTTATGAAATCTATGGCATTCACTAAacttatggaatttaaggaattcacgaaagtTAAGCAATTcgtgaaaatcatgaaattaaatgTAATCACGAACTTCGTGGAGTTCACGGAAATGTAGGaaatcacgaaatttatggaattatttaaattcatggaattgatggcattaaaggaattcatcgaatttatggaattcacaacAGTCACGAAATTctcggaatttattgaattcaagaaatttgcgaaatttatataattcgctaaatttacggaattctaggaattcacaACGTCAAACAATTCGTGtaaatcatgaaattaaattaattcatgaaatttatggaattcctgaaattcgCGGAACGAAGGCATTCAACGAATTTacgaaaatcaagaaatttataaatttcaaggaatttgagaaatttaaggtattcacggaattcgcggaattcgggAAATTGAGGAAATCCACGAAACTTATTTAATTCgtgaaattaatggaattgatGACATTaaaggaattaatagaattcaaggaatccgtaaaattcatgtaattcacggaattcaaggaatttatcaaattttcggaattcgctaaatttatggaattcacggattgctgagaattcgcggaattcatggaattcaggaaaATGTACGGAATTCAGTTAACGcccagaattcatggaattcgcaaaATGCCTGTGATTAactgaattcataaaattaagaaaattcacgaatttcacgaaattcagagaaatcaggGAATCAAAAAGGATTACGGAATTCAAAGGTTcacgaaattgaaggaattcaagagatttaCGGGATTCGTTGAAGGtcatgaattccatgcattccgtgaatttcatgatttcGTTCAATTCTATGCAtttattgaattccgtgaattcgatgAGTTTGGTGAATTTTATGTATTTGGTGAATTGCCTGAACTtcgtaaattctttcaattccgtgaattctgtacATTTCGCGAATTTTAAGAATTCcgttaattttatgaatttcacgaatttcattaattccgtgaacTCCGCGTATTccataaattgcatgaattccatgaTGTCGCTGAATTCCAGTACCTGTGAGGTACCATATCAATTCCAGCATCTTAGCATTACCTACTTACCATCTTAGcattaccttacgtttcggaaataaaattccaatacatgcaTTGGGagtttctttagttgaaattagttgtttttggtcgaaaataaatcttcttgcttACAATAATTTgctgaaaactcgttctttgttcgatttcaattttttttttaatgttaattaaattattcgatatttggttaaaaagtaatcttttatcgtttaaaatgtgagctgtttggttaaaaatgtatgaattttgtgtaaagttaattcttttgactcgaaaattattaatgttcgtggttgaagattcattttcttgtgagaaagattcctcattttccttaaaaatgtatttctttggttgaaagttgatttattttgttgaaaattcgacttgcttgtttgtaaaacttttttaacgTATAatgtgaaacattaatattcctgattaaaaatgcatttctttggttgaaaattcattttttggaaaagcaatcatttatggttggaaattcaactatttaaaaaaattaatgaattttttagaaaaataatttttatgattaaaacttcatatttttggtgaaaaattcgtcatttggtataaaattaatcttcaatgctgaaaattcacttttctggatagaaattcagctttttagttaaaaaatcaatattttggttaaaaattccttttgttcGGTGAAATACCAATCATttacgttaaaaatgtattcgtgtgactgaaaattaatgtatttcttttaaattcgtgtttttcgtagaaaaataatcttcttagttagaaattcaactatttggttaaaaattcttttttgtcgagaacattcataattttcgttgaatattaatctttttggtttaaaatttacatattttgttgaagattagacTTTTATGTTAGAAAGTCAATCTCCTTGATTgtaattttaccttttttgttagaaattgaactatttggttgaaaaaacagtttttggggggtaagatttataatttttatattaaatgtgtctttttaaaaagaaaatttatctttctggttgaaatttcatacattttgttaaagattcgtccttttttataacaaattttatctttctggttaaaaattcaaccatttacttaaaaattcatcttttttaggaaaaaattcataattttgttcaaatgtatcctttatttcaaaaattcatttttttatatatattctcTATTTTGTTCCGAATTTATGGAACtgcttattttgaatatttctgagaccactttttttcaagattaaaatattttttgtatggatattcatagttttcatagtattcagaaagacgaacaatttatcctaatgaccttttttcgttaaaccaaaatttaccagaggtagagcatttaaaaaattccaaaaaacatacgaaaatgaacattttaagctaaaaacgcaggatatgaaaaaaagtcagaaaaagaaaaatgtcgctttttgaatgccctaaaagattataattcgaactttttaaatttgtttgaaaaatggaaaattcaaatttttcctagcataaaaaaatagtggaaaatgaaaaattacattttgtggtcaaactatgcaaaataggtaaaaaaaaacgaatttataaaaattttgcatttaaaaaagatctagaaatttgttatcaatcgctttttgataggatataaagtttttgctttaatcgtgcAAATAAtgtttatcagtaaaaaaaaaaaactctgcccgctgcgtggtcacattcttatcacaactgttgttttttaatttctttttcgtctcgtgtgtattttttcgaaaaatgtaattttttgcttaaatgctatttttacgattatagcaaaaaacagaactatcaaaacattattcatgagaaataatttgatttttacattAACACGAAGGAAGATATTTTGTCCCAGTTTGTTCCGCAGCCAAAGGAGCTTTACCAAAAGAGAATTCAGTATCACTAAATGActgttatcgagcgcgaagcgcaagaaccaacttTCGCTCGCCCTGGGCGAGCTTAAAACTGTGAGCGAAGCAAAACGGGCGTGATGAGAATGGGCGAGCGATGCgggtggatttttttttaaagttacctcttttatttaaaagagttatAAGGCTTATTTGACCAGTCTAGTAATATATAGAAGGTCTTGTATTTTCTTGCTCTACTGGTCTTACATACATTTACATACActtaaaattcaggtttttgaaACAAAACTGTGGTCACTGTCATTTGAATAATTCCGTAGAGCAGTATTTCTAATGTCTCTACAGCAATCATAAATGTATTCTTTGATCCTAACGCTGATGTCTATAATCGTTTGTTCTATATAGGCGCAACCGCATTCACATGGAATGTTTTAGAGAACATATGTTTTTGCTCCAAAAATAAAAGGATCTTTGTTTTTGCAAAAtcgtttaaggccatgtgacgagagggtcacgtgaccatacctggtcttcaatttttctttcacaaCTTACGTCTAACCGAAATgcggtatcgctctgaaagttttggaaatgaaagaggaggtaataaagtccatgtctctgctttgtc includes:
- the LOC117175815 gene encoding uncharacterized protein LOC117175815, whose amino-acid sequence is MRKVAGIFCFILAFLPKPGELILLPTEEEILRNAVVFHVDRYDYFRQRMQGIEVGLHEVGIIDNCIVGIIESRYLCPLLGPEPDPVNKWTNYKRVKIHINNNHANVTEFISGNDDLKHLFFEIFDPSKIRWARRV